The proteins below come from a single Paracoccus sp. SCSIO 75233 genomic window:
- a CDS encoding DUF2235 domain-containing protein produces the protein MTHVVLIDGTFASLMEGRHSNIGQIYRLLRLQRGLGFRVHYTAGQQWEAWRSLMGIAMGRGMGGRIRDAYGWLASSYRPGDRVFLMGYSRGAFAIRSLAAMIHRIGLLRADAATERNIQRVWRFYREGVQDQRAAHMRSNLCHDDAPIDFLGVFDTVMALGIRLPLLWMLTEPRFRFHDQHLGANVRRGVQALALNENRAAFQPILWSSKDHPQGTISQMWFRGAHSDIGGQLWGDETARPLANIPLVWMLEQAEQAGLPLPESWRWRFLSDADAPSIGNWRGWGKAFLARSPRVAGLDPSEDLHDSVALPYDGPAILAGHLAPHATEQDPTRTRRRERYLRRPGQSYY, from the coding sequence GTGACACATGTCGTCCTGATCGACGGCACTTTCGCCTCGCTGATGGAAGGGCGGCATTCCAATATCGGGCAGATCTACCGCCTGCTGCGTCTCCAGCGGGGGCTGGGGTTCCGGGTACATTACACAGCCGGTCAGCAGTGGGAGGCATGGCGCAGCCTGATGGGCATCGCAATGGGGCGCGGCATGGGCGGGCGCATCCGGGACGCCTATGGCTGGCTCGCCTCCTCCTACCGGCCGGGGGACCGGGTTTTCCTGATGGGATATTCCCGTGGGGCTTTCGCCATCCGCTCCCTCGCCGCGATGATCCACCGGATCGGCCTGCTGCGCGCCGACGCCGCGACGGAGCGGAATATCCAGCGTGTCTGGCGCTTCTATCGCGAGGGGGTGCAGGATCAGCGCGCGGCGCATATGCGCAGCAATCTCTGCCATGACGACGCGCCGATCGACTTTCTGGGTGTGTTCGATACGGTCATGGCGCTGGGCATTCGTCTGCCGCTTCTGTGGATGCTGACGGAGCCGCGCTTCCGTTTCCATGACCAGCATCTCGGCGCGAATGTGCGCCGGGGCGTGCAGGCGCTGGCGCTGAACGAAAACCGCGCCGCCTTCCAGCCGATCCTGTGGAGCAGCAAGGATCACCCGCAAGGCACGATCAGCCAGATGTGGTTTCGCGGGGCGCATTCCGATATCGGCGGCCAGCTCTGGGGCGATGAAACCGCGCGGCCATTGGCGAATATCCCGCTGGTCTGGATGCTGGAACAGGCAGAGCAGGCCGGACTGCCCCTGCCGGAATCGTGGCGCTGGCGGTTTTTGTCGGATGCCGACGCGCCCTCCATCGGCAACTGGCGCGGCTGGGGCAAGGCGTTCCTCGCCCGTTCGCCCCGCGTTGCAGGGCTGGACCCGAGCGAGGATCTGCACGACTCCGTAGCGCTGCCTTATGACGGCCCCGCCATCCTCGCCGGCCATCTGGCCCCCCACGCCACCGAACAAGACCCCACCCGCACCCGCCGCCGCGAACGCTATTTGCGGCGACCGGGGCAGAGCTATTACTGA
- the metF gene encoding methylenetetrahydrofolate reductase [NAD(P)H] — MKTPAVSFEFFPPRNLDASFRLWETARALQPLQPDFVSVTYGAGGTTRQLTHEAVTALSNHYGLNVAAHLTCVDASKAETMEIVEGYAEAGIREIVALRGDAPKGQAKWEAHPEGFASSIELIEAIAARGDFTIRVGAYPEPHPDSGGSSAADVAFLKRKIDAGATSAITQFFFDADTFFRFRDDCAAAGIDAPILPGILPIQSWKGARKFAASCGTSVPQWAVDAFEAAGPEGEAALAREICADLCRKLLDGGVEQLHFYTLNKPDLTLQVCRDLGVTETGLAA, encoded by the coding sequence ATGAAAACCCCTGCCGTCAGCTTCGAGTTTTTCCCGCCGCGCAATCTGGACGCGTCGTTCCGGCTTTGGGAAACGGCCCGCGCCCTGCAACCGCTGCAACCGGATTTCGTCTCCGTCACCTATGGGGCGGGCGGAACCACGCGGCAATTGACGCATGAGGCGGTGACAGCTTTGTCGAATCACTACGGGCTGAATGTCGCGGCGCATCTGACCTGTGTCGATGCCAGCAAGGCCGAAACGATGGAGATCGTCGAGGGCTATGCGGAAGCCGGCATTCGCGAGATCGTGGCGCTGCGCGGCGATGCCCCCAAGGGGCAGGCGAAATGGGAGGCGCATCCGGAGGGGTTTGCCTCCTCCATCGAGCTGATCGAGGCGATTGCGGCGCGTGGCGATTTCACCATCCGCGTTGGCGCCTATCCCGAGCCGCATCCGGATTCCGGGGGATCATCGGCGGCGGATGTGGCGTTTCTGAAGCGCAAGATCGACGCGGGCGCGACCTCGGCCATCACGCAGTTTTTCTTCGATGCGGACACGTTTTTCCGCTTCCGCGATGACTGCGCGGCCGCTGGGATCGACGCCCCGATCCTGCCCGGTATTCTGCCGATCCAAAGCTGGAAAGGCGCTCGCAAATTCGCCGCAAGCTGCGGCACCTCGGTCCCGCAATGGGCCGTCGACGCGTTCGAGGCCGCCGGGCCGGAGGGCGAGGCAGCGCTGGCGCGTGAGATCTGCGCCGATCTGTGCCGTAAATTGCTGGATGGCGGGGTGGAGCAGCTGCATTTCTACACGCTGAACAAGCCCGATCTGACGCTTCAGGTCTGCCGCGATCTGGGCGTGACGGAAACCGGCCTCGCCGCCTGA
- a CDS encoding LysR family transcriptional regulator, with product MHIELRHLRTVRAIHRQGGLARAADVLNITQSALSHQVKALEDQVGVELFVRRARPMRLTAAGMRLLRLADQVLPLVEAAESELRGVEAGRVGQLHIALECHACFDWVLPVLDQFRHSFPEVDLDIRQRLAFAALPALQREEVDLVVSMDPEELPGIRFEALFDYAPTLVVAAGHPLAARGFAEPQDLAGERLIVYPMERERLDVFSEFLTPAGVEPREVRQVELTDVTLMLVAAGRGVAVMPDWVLRRHSANPELSFVRLGEAGVRRTVYAALREGDYPQPYMQHVLRLARMEGVRAGRPLA from the coding sequence ATGCATATAGAGCTTCGCCATCTCCGCACGGTTCGCGCCATTCACCGGCAGGGTGGGCTGGCGCGGGCGGCGGACGTGCTGAACATAACACAATCCGCCCTGTCCCATCAGGTGAAGGCTCTGGAGGATCAGGTCGGGGTGGAGCTTTTCGTCCGCCGCGCCCGCCCGATGCGGCTGACGGCAGCAGGAATGCGGCTTTTGCGGCTGGCCGATCAGGTGTTGCCACTGGTCGAGGCCGCCGAATCGGAACTGCGCGGTGTCGAGGCCGGACGGGTCGGTCAGTTGCATATTGCGCTGGAATGCCATGCCTGTTTCGACTGGGTGCTGCCGGTGCTGGATCAGTTCCGTCACAGCTTCCCCGAGGTCGATCTGGACATCCGCCAGCGCCTCGCCTTCGCCGCGCTGCCTGCGCTTCAGCGGGAGGAGGTTGATCTGGTGGTGTCGATGGACCCGGAGGAATTGCCCGGTATCCGGTTTGAGGCGCTGTTCGACTACGCCCCGACACTGGTCGTCGCGGCGGGTCACCCGCTGGCGGCGCGCGGCTTTGCCGAGCCGCAGGATCTGGCGGGCGAACGGCTGATCGTCTACCCGATGGAGCGGGAGCGACTGGATGTGTTCTCGGAATTCCTCACCCCGGCGGGGGTCGAGCCGCGCGAGGTGCGGCAGGTGGAACTGACCGATGTGACGCTGATGCTGGTCGCTGCGGGGCGCGGCGTGGCGGTGATGCCGGACTGGGTTCTGCGGCGGCATTCCGCAAATCCCGAGCTGAGCTTTGTACGGCTGGGTGAAGCCGGTGTCCGGCGGACGGTCTACGCTGCCTTGCGCGAGGGCGATTATCCACAACCCTACATGCAGCATGTCCTGCGACTGGCGCGGATGGAGGGGGTCCGGGCGGGGCGTCCCCTGGCCTGA
- a CDS encoding inositol monophosphatase family protein, whose amino-acid sequence MQSANMNVMIKAARKAGRSLVKDFREVENLQVSVKGAGDFVSRADHESERIIKEELRGARPNYGWLGEETGAEPGEDPTRRWLVDPLDGTTNFLHGLPHWAVSIALEHKGEIIAAVVFDAAKDELYTAEKGGGAWMNGQRLRVSGRRKMIESVFATGVPFGGNGPLPATLKDLARLMPITAGVRRFGTASLDMAYVAAGRFDGYWERHINAWDIAAGILLVKEAGGFVETIRGDGPVVDAGNIVCANPQVFPELAKIVRTWD is encoded by the coding sequence ATGCAAAGCGCCAATATGAACGTGATGATCAAGGCTGCCCGCAAGGCGGGGCGCAGCCTGGTCAAGGATTTCCGCGAGGTCGAGAACCTTCAGGTGAGCGTGAAGGGCGCGGGCGATTTCGTGAGCCGCGCGGATCACGAGTCGGAGCGGATCATCAAGGAAGAACTGCGCGGCGCACGGCCGAATTACGGCTGGCTGGGCGAGGAAACCGGGGCAGAGCCGGGCGAGGACCCGACGCGGCGCTGGCTGGTCGATCCGCTGGACGGCACGACGAATTTCCTGCACGGCCTGCCGCATTGGGCGGTCTCCATCGCGCTTGAGCATAAGGGGGAGATCATCGCGGCGGTTGTCTTCGACGCCGCCAAGGATGAGCTTTACACGGCGGAGAAGGGCGGCGGCGCATGGATGAACGGGCAGCGTCTGCGCGTCTCGGGACGTCGCAAGATGATCGAATCGGTCTTCGCGACCGGGGTGCCGTTTGGCGGTAACGGGCCGCTGCCCGCAACGCTGAAGGATCTCGCCCGGCTGATGCCGATTACGGCGGGGGTGCGGCGCTTCGGGACCGCCTCGCTCGATATGGCCTATGTCGCTGCGGGTCGGTTCGACGGCTATTGGGAGCGTCATATCAATGCGTGGGATATTGCCGCGGGCATTCTGCTGGTGAAGGAAGCCGGCGGTTTTGTCGAGACGATCCGGGGTGACGGCCCGGTTGTCGACGCGGGCAACATTGTCTGCGCCAATCCGCAGGTTTTCCCGGAGCTGGCGAAGATCGTCAGGACGTGGGACTGA
- the ybgC gene encoding tol-pal system-associated acyl-CoA thioesterase: MMHRWPVRVYYEDTDLAGIVYYANYLKFIERARTEWIRELGFDQTRLKQDQGIVFAVRRVEADYLAPAVFDDALTVTTSPVRITPARIELDQQVTRGEQVLFAAKVTLACLGPDMRPRRLPGDLGQLMRS, from the coding sequence CTGATGCATCGCTGGCCGGTTCGGGTTTATTACGAAGACACCGATCTCGCCGGGATCGTCTATTACGCGAATTACCTGAAATTCATTGAACGCGCCCGGACGGAGTGGATTCGTGAACTCGGCTTCGACCAGACGCGGCTGAAACAGGATCAGGGGATCGTGTTTGCCGTCCGCCGGGTGGAGGCGGATTATCTGGCCCCTGCCGTTTTCGACGATGCGTTGACCGTGACAACTTCCCCGGTCCGGATCACGCCTGCGCGGATCGAGTTGGATCAGCAGGTGACGCGCGGCGAGCAGGTGCTTTTCGCGGCGAAGGTGACGCTGGCCTGCCTTGGGCCGGATATGCGTCCGCGCCGTCTGCCGGGCGATCTCGGGCAACTCATGCGAAGTTGA
- the tolQ gene encoding protein TolQ, which produces MEQIDFSLIALFMRASLIVKIVMVLLILASFWSWAIIIQKAMKFTAARAEAAKFDRAFWSGEPLDDLYDRIGETPRGAAERIFAAGMGEWRKSQDDTGEMIPGTQSRVDRAMNVAIGREEARLTRGLSFLATIGSTAPFIGLFGTVWGIKTAFEQIAIAQDTSLAVVAPGIAEALLATALGLLAAIPAVIFYNKFTSDTDRIARNYENFADEFSTILSRQLNEA; this is translated from the coding sequence ATGGAACAAATCGATTTTTCGCTGATCGCGCTTTTCATGCGCGCCTCGCTGATCGTCAAGATCGTGATGGTGCTGCTGATCCTTGCGTCGTTCTGGTCGTGGGCGATCATCATTCAGAAGGCGATGAAATTCACAGCCGCACGGGCCGAGGCAGCGAAGTTCGACCGGGCATTCTGGTCCGGGGAGCCGCTGGACGATCTCTATGACCGGATCGGGGAGACGCCGCGCGGTGCTGCGGAGCGGATTTTCGCGGCTGGAATGGGCGAATGGCGGAAATCGCAGGATGACACGGGCGAGATGATCCCCGGCACGCAATCCCGCGTGGACCGGGCGATGAATGTCGCCATCGGACGGGAGGAGGCGCGGCTGACGCGCGGCCTTTCGTTCCTTGCCACGATCGGTTCGACCGCGCCGTTTATCGGGTTGTTCGGGACGGTCTGGGGCATCAAGACCGCGTTTGAGCAGATAGCGATTGCGCAGGACACCTCGCTCGCCGTGGTCGCGCCGGGGATTGCCGAGGCGCTGCTGGCAACCGCGCTTGGTCTGCTGGCGGCGATCCCGGCGGTGATCTTTTACAATAAATTCACCTCGGACACGGACCGGATTGCGCGGAACTATGAGAATTTCGCCGATGAGTTCTCGACCATCCTGTCGCGCCAGTTGAACGAGGCTTAG
- a CDS encoding ExbD/TolR family protein — protein MAEINVTPFVDVMLVLLIIFMVAAPLLTVGVPLQLPDTAANAVTAEPEEPLTVSVPADGPLMLMEDSVSEDELVTRLREMAAVRQSSKIFIRADGSIPYSRVVQVMGALNAAGFNNIVLVTDTGGPRMDG, from the coding sequence ATGGCGGAAATCAACGTGACGCCGTTTGTCGACGTGATGCTGGTGCTGCTGATCATCTTCATGGTGGCGGCGCCCCTGTTGACCGTGGGCGTGCCGTTGCAACTGCCCGATACGGCGGCCAATGCCGTGACCGCCGAGCCGGAGGAGCCGCTGACCGTGTCGGTGCCCGCTGACGGGCCGCTGATGCTGATGGAGGACAGCGTGTCGGAGGACGAACTCGTCACCCGGCTGCGCGAGATGGCGGCGGTGCGGCAATCCTCCAAGATATTCATCCGCGCCGATGGCTCCATCCCTTATTCCCGCGTGGTGCAGGTTATGGGCGCGCTGAACGCGGCCGGCTTCAACAATATCGTGCTGGTGACCGATACCGGCGGGCCGCGGATGGACGGCTGA
- the tolB gene encoding Tol-Pal system beta propeller repeat protein TolB, producing the protein MKLSAPLRIGVVLAAIFVPALALAQQDEPLRIEITEGVMRPMPVALHVENLGDIVAAGPTDTGEAETAPDDLAAGIAAVITADLQGTGLFEIAAPDPQPETVFDRPVDYIGWRETQVEALVTATVEADDDAISIRFRLFDIFAAQPLGDGMQFDAPREGWRRAAHKISDQIYSRITGEDPYFDSRIAFIGESGPATARIKRVGVMDYDGYGIKWLTSPDDLVLSPRFSPDGATLLYTSFASGVPQIMSMDVATVEATALTRDPNAMSFAPDVSPDGRWITFSREMSGNTDIWIMPTASPSFAKQLTRGPSIDTAPSWSPDGQRIVFESDRSGTSQLYVMRADGTEPMRISFGEAGKAYGEPSWSPRGDRIAFTRHGKDGSSIGIMRPDGSDMQMLTEGAHDAAPDWAPNGRVLIFTRQEQDDAPPGLLSVDITGRNMQPVAPEAAASDSAWGPLLP; encoded by the coding sequence ATGAAGCTGTCCGCGCCGCTGAGAATTGGTGTTGTCCTTGCCGCGATCTTCGTGCCGGCTCTGGCACTGGCCCAGCAGGACGAACCCTTGCGGATCGAGATTACCGAGGGCGTCATGCGCCCGATGCCGGTGGCGCTGCATGTGGAAAATCTGGGCGATATCGTCGCGGCCGGTCCGACGGATACGGGCGAGGCGGAGACCGCGCCCGATGATCTCGCGGCAGGGATTGCCGCAGTCATCACGGCGGATCTTCAGGGAACGGGGTTGTTCGAGATCGCCGCCCCCGATCCGCAGCCGGAAACCGTTTTCGACCGGCCCGTCGACTATATCGGCTGGCGCGAGACACAGGTCGAGGCACTGGTGACCGCAACGGTCGAGGCTGATGATGACGCGATCAGCATTCGCTTCCGGCTCTTTGACATATTCGCCGCGCAACCGCTGGGCGACGGGATGCAGTTCGATGCGCCGCGCGAGGGCTGGCGGCGTGCGGCCCATAAGATTTCCGATCAGATCTACAGCCGCATCACCGGCGAGGATCCCTATTTCGACAGCCGGATCGCGTTTATCGGTGAAAGCGGACCGGCAACAGCGCGTATCAAGCGCGTGGGTGTGATGGATTATGACGGTTACGGGATCAAATGGCTGACCTCTCCCGATGATCTGGTGTTGTCGCCCCGGTTTTCGCCGGATGGGGCGACGCTGCTTTATACCAGCTTCGCCTCTGGCGTGCCGCAGATCATGTCGATGGATGTCGCCACTGTAGAGGCGACGGCGCTGACCCGTGACCCGAACGCGATGAGCTTTGCCCCGGATGTCTCGCCTGACGGGCGCTGGATCACGTTTTCGCGCGAGATGAGCGGCAATACTGATATCTGGATCATGCCGACCGCCAGCCCGTCTTTTGCCAAGCAACTGACCCGTGGCCCCTCGATTGACACTGCGCCGTCATGGTCCCCGGACGGGCAGCGCATCGTTTTCGAAAGCGACCGCTCGGGCACCTCGCAGCTTTACGTCATGCGGGCGGATGGAACGGAGCCGATGCGCATTTCATTCGGTGAGGCGGGCAAGGCCTACGGCGAACCGTCATGGTCGCCTCGCGGGGACCGGATCGCCTTTACCCGGCACGGCAAGGACGGTTCCTCAATTGGCATCATGCGCCCGGACGGATCGGATATGCAGATGCTGACGGAGGGCGCGCATGACGCTGCGCCGGACTGGGCGCCGAACGGGCGTGTGCTCATCTTCACACGGCAGGAACAGGATGATGCGCCGCCGGGTTTGCTGTCGGTAGACATCACTGGGCGAAACATGCAACCAGTTGCGCCGGAAGCTGCGGCGTCCGATTCCGCATGGGGTCCGCTGCTGCCCTGA
- a CDS encoding OmpA family protein has protein sequence MRATLILISALAGLAGCNMANDTQIVQAPVTDPYVTGPGGVAVYRGDVNVPGNRLPGSPEAAQVEPGADFAAAGNTVYFPEAEATLSDDARSTLTRQAAWLTQNTAYSALVEGHADEPGTREFNLALGARRATSVREYLVAKGVEAGRIRTVSYGKERPAAICSSEASCLERNRRAVTVVSAPQAGA, from the coding sequence ATGCGCGCGACCCTGATCCTGATTTCCGCTCTTGCCGGGCTGGCAGGCTGCAATATGGCAAATGACACCCAGATTGTGCAGGCCCCTGTAACCGATCCCTATGTCACCGGGCCGGGCGGAGTTGCTGTGTATCGCGGCGACGTTAATGTGCCCGGAAACCGGCTGCCGGGCTCGCCGGAGGCGGCGCAGGTGGAACCGGGCGCGGATTTCGCGGCAGCGGGTAACACGGTCTATTTCCCCGAAGCCGAGGCGACGCTGTCCGACGACGCTCGTTCGACGCTGACCCGGCAGGCGGCTTGGCTGACCCAGAACACGGCCTACAGCGCCTTGGTGGAAGGCCACGCCGATGAGCCGGGCACGCGGGAATTCAACCTTGCCCTTGGGGCGCGGCGGGCGACCTCCGTCCGGGAATATCTCGTGGCGAAAGGGGTCGAGGCGGGCCGCATCCGCACGGTATCCTATGGCAAGGAACGCCCGGCGGCGATCTGTTCGTCGGAGGCGTCCTGTCTTGAGCGCAACCGTCGCGCTGTGACCGTGGTCAGCGCGCCGCAGGCCGGGGCCTGA
- a CDS encoding tetratricopeptide repeat protein has product MRALCCALLLGVLSAPVQAQEPALPAEPLILDDPALVEGLEAMPQLDGATELLPPENAAPEIDGETLADIQASLRAVASDLQALRAELLASGAAGFEAAGGDTAIDRMNAMEAQIARLTDQTEQLTNRVKRVVADGSNRLGDIEFRLCELDPNCDLGALMTAELGRQSDFGGGLSGEAVVPPPPSDISSVTLPPLDDVTPDAIPPTEEEADDFAAARAAIETGDWAQAIPLLDEFVAVHGGGPLTVDALFLLGMVQREAGQTEQAAESWLQAFSADPDGPRAARSLLELSRAMATVASPAEACPFLSELSIRFPEAPEAAQAEVAAAELGCAADDAGGD; this is encoded by the coding sequence ATGCGGGCGTTATGCTGCGCGCTGCTGCTAGGGGTGCTGTCGGCTCCGGTGCAGGCGCAGGAACCGGCGCTGCCTGCGGAACCGCTGATCCTTGACGATCCCGCGCTGGTCGAGGGGCTGGAGGCCATGCCGCAGCTCGACGGCGCGACGGAGCTTCTGCCGCCGGAAAACGCGGCCCCCGAGATCGACGGGGAAACGCTGGCCGATATTCAGGCCAGCCTTCGTGCGGTGGCGTCGGATCTTCAGGCGCTGCGGGCGGAGTTGCTCGCCTCCGGCGCGGCCGGGTTCGAGGCTGCGGGCGGTGATACGGCAATCGACCGGATGAACGCGATGGAGGCGCAGATCGCGCGCTTGACCGACCAGACAGAACAGCTGACAAACCGCGTGAAGCGTGTGGTTGCGGATGGCAGCAATCGTCTGGGTGACATCGAATTCCGGCTTTGTGAGTTGGACCCGAATTGCGATTTGGGGGCCCTGATGACGGCGGAGCTTGGCCGTCAGAGCGATTTTGGCGGGGGGCTGTCCGGGGAGGCGGTCGTCCCGCCTCCACCCTCGGATATCAGCAGCGTCACCCTGCCGCCGCTTGATGATGTAACACCCGATGCCATTCCGCCGACCGAGGAGGAGGCCGACGATTTCGCTGCAGCGCGTGCAGCCATTGAGACTGGCGATTGGGCGCAGGCCATTCCGCTGCTGGATGAATTCGTCGCGGTTCACGGCGGCGGGCCACTGACAGTCGATGCGTTGTTTCTGCTGGGTATGGTACAGCGGGAGGCAGGACAGACGGAGCAGGCGGCGGAGTCCTGGTTGCAGGCGTTCTCTGCCGACCCAGATGGGCCGCGCGCGGCGCGAAGCCTGCTTGAGCTGTCGCGGGCAATGGCGACGGTTGCTTCGCCTGCAGAGGCCTGTCCTTTCCTTTCGGAACTGAGCATCCGTTTCCCGGAGGCACCAGAAGCGGCGCAGGCGGAGGTCGCGGCGGCTGAATTGGGCTGTGCGGCGGACGACGCAGGTGGCGACTGA
- the tilS gene encoding tRNA lysidine(34) synthetase TilS has product MATDPDIVEARGFAAFDRLACDLPSLGVALSGGGDSAALLHLAARWASLRKRRVEAATVDHGLRAESAAEADAAARQANALGLHHDVLRWDGQGAGNLMANARKARAELLSGWAASRGLDAVMLGHTRDDVAETLLMRLSRGAGIDGLAAMSERRSADGIVWLRPLLGIGREELRGWLRQIGASWVEDPTNRNEKYDRARIRQAMAALGLEAEALALSATNLAEARDALNAGLEPIIAGARLRHGALLLDRAAFDLLPAESRRRLIIAAVRFVTGANYPPRRQTVEHALQALASGNRATLDGAVLDPGRGLLVHREPAAAVKADLVRDNWDNRWKISGLRSGDRVAAAMPDPAPGGWREAGLTHLEAQALPVVIRDGAVFSPVLAPADGLSAAPLRRLTDLRLILLGH; this is encoded by the coding sequence GTGGCGACTGATCCTGACATTGTCGAGGCGCGTGGCTTCGCCGCGTTTGACCGGCTCGCATGTGATTTGCCAAGCCTCGGGGTTGCATTGTCGGGCGGCGGCGATTCGGCGGCATTGCTGCACCTGGCCGCCCGATGGGCATCGCTTCGCAAACGGCGGGTGGAGGCGGCGACGGTCGACCACGGATTGCGTGCCGAATCGGCGGCGGAGGCAGATGCGGCTGCGCGGCAGGCGAATGCGCTTGGGCTTCATCATGATGTGCTGAGATGGGACGGTCAGGGTGCCGGCAACCTGATGGCCAATGCACGAAAGGCAAGGGCGGAGCTTCTGTCGGGTTGGGCGGCCTCGCGCGGGCTTGATGCCGTCATGCTGGGTCACACGCGCGATGACGTGGCCGAAACCCTTCTGATGCGGCTGTCGCGCGGCGCGGGAATCGACGGGCTCGCGGCGATGTCGGAGCGACGTTCGGCGGACGGGATCGTCTGGCTCCGGCCCCTTCTGGGGATCGGGCGTGAAGAACTGCGCGGTTGGCTGCGACAGATCGGCGCAAGCTGGGTGGAGGACCCCACGAACCGGAACGAGAAATATGATCGCGCGCGAATCCGGCAGGCGATGGCGGCACTGGGTCTGGAGGCAGAGGCGCTCGCCCTGTCCGCGACAAACCTTGCCGAGGCGCGGGATGCGCTGAATGCCGGGTTGGAACCGATCATTGCTGGCGCGCGGCTGCGTCATGGCGCGCTGCTGTTGGACCGGGCTGCATTCGACCTGCTGCCAGCCGAATCGCGCCGCCGTCTGATCATCGCGGCGGTCCGATTTGTTACAGGCGCAAATTATCCGCCGCGCCGTCAGACGGTCGAACATGCGCTTCAGGCGTTGGCCTCGGGCAACCGTGCGACGCTTGATGGTGCGGTGCTGGATCCGGGGCGGGGCCTTCTTGTCCACCGGGAACCGGCGGCGGCGGTGAAGGCTGATCTGGTGCGGGACAATTGGGATAACCGATGGAAAATCAGCGGATTAAGGTCGGGTGATCGCGTTGCCGCGGCCATGCCCGATCCTGCCCCCGGCGGCTGGCGGGAGGCCGGGCTCACCCATCTGGAGGCGCAGGCGCTGCCGGTCGTGATCCGCGATGGCGCGGTCTTTTCGCCGGTGCTGGCCCCCGCTGACGGGCTCTCGGCGGCGCCGCTGCGGAGGCTGACAGATTTGCGCCTTATCCTGCTTGGGCATTGA